From one Lotus japonicus ecotype B-129 chromosome 3, LjGifu_v1.2 genomic stretch:
- the LOC130744956 gene encoding F-box/kelch-repeat protein At3g06240-like: protein MDLEESLHPDRISELIDYDFPYTVPYIVGSCRGFLLIGYDRGRSLSIWNPSTHVHKPLPVDANAYEYDHMYPYEYGFGYDSSKDDYLVVRVPGVKPGSSTNFADVQFFSLRANIWKYTESVDLPSSLASTKGADLPTFTTVPDHSVGLLFNEAIHWVAQNFVAGRVTHFIIAFDLMEKRLLEIPQPQPVDLFPQGFGFYILWVHGRFFSLTAFQGDTIEIWVMKKYKVQSSWTKTFVLSSKPLFPLCSTKGGDLVIECGENLTKYSDEGLQGDQLENFNQFGLVDSSVPLYTESMLSLPDVSG from the coding sequence ATGGACTTGGAGGAATCACTTCACCCTGATCGTATTTCTGAACTAATAGATTATGACTTTCCATATACTGTTCCCTATATTGTAGGTTCGTGTAGAGGCTTTCTGCTAATTGGCTATGATCGAGGTAGAAGTCTCTCTATATGGAATCCATCCACACATGTCCACAAACCATTACCTGTTGACGCCAATGCTTATGAATATGATCATATGTATCCATATGAATATGGATTTGGTTACGATTCATCAAAAGATGACTACCTCGTGGTTCGAGTCCCTGGTGTAAAACCAGGCTCATCTACTAATTTTGCAGATGTGCAGTTTTTCTCATTGAGAGCTAATATTTGGAAATATACTGAGAGTGTTGATTTGCCTTCTTCCTTGGCCTCTACTAAGGGTGCTGATTTACCTACCTTTACCACTGTTCCAGATCATAGTGTTGGGTTGCTCTTCAACGAGGCCATTCACTGGGTGGCTCAGAACTTCGTGGCTGGTCGTGTGACGCATTTTATCATTGCCTTTGATTTAATGGAAAAGAGACTTTTAGAGATACCCCAGCCTCAGCCTGTTGATCTATTTCCCCAGGGTTTTGGGTTTTATATTTTGTGGGTGCATGGAAGATTTTTTAGTCTAACGGCTTTCCAGGGAGATACAATTGAAATATGGGTTATGAAGAAATACAAAGTACAATCATCTTGGACCAAGACTTTTGTTCTATCTTCGAAGCCCCTTTTTCCATTATGCTCTACAAAAGGTGGTGATCTTGTTATAGAATGTGGAGAAAATCTCACAAAGTATAGTGACGAAGGACTACAAGGAGATCAACTAGAGAATTTCAACCAGTTTGGTCTTGTCGATTCATCAGTGCCCTTGTATACAGAGTCTATGCTTTCGCTCCCTGATGTTAGTGGgtga
- the LOC130747037 gene encoding transcription factor MYB101, with amino-acid sequence MPRMVHKNHNKDNGNEGASKEEGGEGMKKGPWTQAEDAMLREYVMKYGEGNWNSVQKNSGLSRCGKSCRLRWANHLRPNLKKGAFSKEEEQIIILLHAKLGSKWAQMAAQLPGRTDNEIKNFWNTRMKRRQRAGLPLYPPEVFLQEAKNTYYLEQQKHKQNFRSQPHSPSSLSFSTFLSSSYPQELNTLSHSSTTNPQQNVPNSSSLINSHPQFKSPNDKFGMVLPPSTVSSHGYSFNQCNSMARSQQQDSLSSSQSAHDGSTTPTSSHNSGVYGLMGASSGVANGYYEDAQVVEAQSLSHNDKLMSEDSTAAGKNLSCNKRKSMTQEDGTMLVETTMENSGNFTNKKQRNDVSSSQFLTGKKLIYEDSMEELNSMDDDLFSLLNNFPSEVPVPGWYRNGERQSLGLETQQDASSSSPTGQEFAWTLGNFWSNVPNIC; translated from the exons ATGCCAAGAATGGTTCACAAAAATCATAACAAGGATAATGGCAATGAAGGTGCATCAAAGGAAGAGGGTGGTGAGGGAATGAAGAAAGGGCCTTGGACGCAAGCCGAAGATGCCATGTTAAGAGAGTATGTGATGAAGTATGGTGAGGGGAATTGGAACTCTGTGCAAAAGAATTCAGGGTTGTCAAGGTGTGGGAAAAGTTGCAGGTTGAGATGGGCCAATCATTTAAGACCTAATCTGAAGAAGGGTGCATTTTCTAAAGAGGAAGAACAAATCATCATCCTCCTTCATGCCAAGCTAGGAAGCAAATGGGCTCAAATGGCCGCACAG TTACCTGGGAGAACAGACAATGAAATAAAGAACTTTTGGAATACCAGAATGAAAAGGCGCCAAAGAGCTGGTTTACCTCTTTATCCTCCAGAAGTATTCCTACAAGAAGCTAAGAACACATACTATCTAGAacaacaaaagcataaacagaaCTTTAGATCACAACCTCACTCCCCATCATCCCTATCATTTTCTACATTTTTATCTTCCTCATATCCTCAAGAACTTAATACACTAAGCCACTCCTCCACCACAAACCCCCAACAAAACGTGCCTAATTCTTCTTCTTTAATCAATTCACACCCTCAGTTCAAGTCTCCCAATGACAAATTTGGAATGGTTCTGCCACCATCCACTGTTTCTTCACATGGCTATTCTTTCAACCAGTGTAATTCCATGGCAAGATCTCAACAACAAGACTCACTTTCTTCGAGCCAATCAGCACACGATGGCTCCACCACCCCTACATCATCCCACAATAGTGGTGTTTATGGCTTGATGGGAGCTTCAAGTGGTGTGGCTAATGGCTACTATGAAGATGCTCAAGTGGTGGAGGCTCAAAGTCTTTCTCATAATGACAAGTTAATGAGTGAGGATTCAACTGCAGCAGGGAAAAATTTATCTTGTAATAAGAGGAAAAGCATGACTCAAGAGGATGGCACAATGCTGGTGGAGACAACTATGGAAAATAGTGGTAACTTCACTAATAAGAAACAGAGGAATGATGTGAGCTCTTCTCAATTTTTAACAG GGAAGAAGCTAATTTATGAAGATTCAATGGAGGAATTGAATTCCATGGATGATGACTTATTCAGCCTTCTCAACAATTTCCCATCAGAAGTGCCTGTGCCTGGATGGTACCGCAATGGAGAAAGACAGTCATTAGGACTTGAAACTCAACAAGATGCTTCATCTTCTAGCCCCACAGGTCAAGAATTTGCTTGGACTCTAGGAAATTTCTGGAGCAATGTGCCTAACATATGCTGA